The proteins below come from a single Microtus pennsylvanicus isolate mMicPen1 chromosome 13, mMicPen1.hap1, whole genome shotgun sequence genomic window:
- the Mmachc gene encoding cyanocobalamin reductase / alkylcobalamin dealkylase: MEPHVAELKQKIEDTLCPFGFEVYPFQVKWYNELLPPAFHLPFPGPTLAFVVLSTPAMFDKALKPFLKSYQPQPLRDPVDQCVSYHLRSVTEKFPELQIEVIADYEIHPNRRPKILAQTAAHVAGAAYYYQRQDVDADPWGTKHIAGVCIHPRFGGWFAIRGVMLLPGIEVPNLPPRKPPDCVPTRAGRITLLEGFNFHWRDWTYRDAVTPAERYSEEQKIYFSTPPAQRLAVLGFAQPLEHPSTTSERPSSMLTKPQNSSRARSWLSPSVSPPLSPGP; encoded by the exons ATGGAGCCGCATGTcgcagaactgaagcagaagattGAGGACACCTTATGTCCTTTTGGCTTCGAGGTTTACCCCTTCCAG GTGAAATGGTACAAtgaactcctgcctccagccttCCACTTGCCCTTCCCAGGACCTACCCTGGCCTTCGTGGTACTCAGCACACCTGCTATGTTTGACAAAGCCCTCAAACCCTTCTTAAAGAGCTACCAGCCCCAACCGCTAAGAGACCCTGTGGATCAGTGCGTGTCCTACCACCTGAGAAGTGTTACCGAG aagtttccagaactGCAAATAGAAGTCATTGCTGACTATGAGATCCACCCCAACCGGCGCCCTAAGATTCTAGCCCAGACTGCAGCCCATGTGGCCGGGGCTGCTTACTACTACCAACGACAAGATGTGGATGCTGACCCATGGGGGACCAAG cacATAGCAGGTGTGTGCATACACCCCCGATTTGGTGGCTGGTTTGCTATCCGAGGGGTAATGTTGCTGCCAGGGATTGAAGTGCCAAATTTGCCACCCAGAAAGCCCCCTGATTGTGTGCCTACAAGAGCTGGCCGCATCACTCTGCTTGAAGGCTTCAATTTCCATTGGCGTGACTGGACCTACCGGGATGCCGTGACTCCTGCAGAACGGTACTCAGAAGAGCAGAAGATCTACTTTTCCACCCCACCTGCACAACGTTTGGCCGTATTAGGCTTCGCCCAACCCTTGGAACACCCTAGCACTACATCTGAGCGTCCCAGTTCCATGCTTACCAAGCCTCAGAATTCCAGCAGAGCACGAAGCTGGCTTAGCCCCAGTGTCTCACCACCTCTCTCCCCTGGCCCTTGA
- the Ccdc163 gene encoding transmembrane protein CCDC163 isoform X3 yields the protein MNRSPSWSDQLHAVLTSTDENMARIKQSLYPLRVSSTGDLADTWISPHHLPPQPEAQAPQPWALKTPIRGERLSCTESHSSSSLWDEVTKLRSQLQSQAQVTEALRHAVQNLLKDREQQMNKISALEASLKLLQEGPKGRALLEQRVEGLRKELQGLRNQVQELVQIQMKTRPEKFSSARGFHKELQSEHQLLWEESEILREELKLLRDQLSQHQELLLKQMADGRQVQARSWKSLEHLQSDPKSKVQTLEVTRTEALDAQKEEPYLLSSEVSLPDCDRSWELLRKLDRELENTLSSLEPSSSQSHAHSPEREDLFLQGPKVLRNDL from the exons ATGAATAGGAGCCCTAGCTGGTCTGATCAGCTTCATGCAGTTCTCACTTCAACTGATGAAAATATGGCCCGGATTAAG CAGAGTTTGTATCCTCTTCGAGTTTCCTCCACAG GGGACCTGGCTGACACCTGGATTTCCCCTCATCACTTGCCTCCTCAGCCAGAGGCTCAAGCTCCTCAGCCTTGGGCTCTAAAGACTCCCATTCGTGGAGAGAGACTAAGCTGCACCGAATCTCACAGCTCATCatctctctgggatgaagtcactAAACTCCGATCCCAGCTTCAGTCTCAGGCTCAG GTGACTGAGGCTCTAAGGCATGCTGTGCAGAATTTGTTGAAGGATCGGGAGCAGCAGATGAACAAGATCAGTGCTCTAGAAG CATCACTGAAATTGCTTCAGGAGGGCCCAAAAGGGAGAGCCCTTCTGGAGCAACGCGTGGAAGGGCTGAGAAAGGAACTACAGGGCCTTCGGAACCAGGTTCAAGAGCTAGTCCAAATCCAAATGAAAACGAGACCGGAAAAGTTCAGTAGTGCCAGAGGCTTCCACAAAGAGCTGCAGAGTGA GCACCAGCTTTTGTGGGAAGAGTCAGAGATTCTTCGGGAGGAACTGAAGTTGCTTCGAGACCAGCTGA GCCAGCATCAGGAGTTATTGCTGAAACAGATGGCTGATGGGCGCCAGGTTCAGGCCCGCAGCTGGAAG TCCTTGGAACACCTGCAGAGTGACCCGAAGAGCAAGGTTCAGACTTTGGAGGTTACCAGGACAGAGGCCCTTGATGCCCAGAAGGAGGAGCCCTACCTCCTCAG CTCTGAAGTCAGTCTTCCAGACTGTGACCGTAGCTGGGAACTTTTAAGGAAACTAGATAGGG AACTTGAGAACACCCTTTCTAGCCTGGAACCCAGCAGCTCTCAGTCCCATGCCCACAGCCCTGAGCGAGAGGATCTGTTCCTTCAGGGCCCCAAGGTCTTGCGGAATGACCTGTAA
- the Ccdc163 gene encoding transmembrane protein CCDC163 isoform X2 produces the protein MNRSPSWSDQLHAVLTSTDENMARIKSLYPLRVSSTGDLADTWISPHHLPPQPEAQAPQPWALKTPIRGERLSCTESHSSSSLWDEVTKLRSQLQSQAQVTEALRHAVQNLLKDREQQMNKISALEASLKLLQEGPKGRALLEQRVEGLRKELQGLRNQVQELVQIQMKTRPEKFSSARGFHKELQSEHQLLWEESEILREELKLLRDQLSQHQELLLKQMADGRQVQARSWKSLEHLQSDPKSKVQTLEVTRTEALDAQKEEPYLLRTSVHARQSKLPLATIFAMSLSSSSSEVSLPDCDRSWELLRKLDRELENTLSSLEPSSSQSHAHSPEREDLFLQGPKVLRNDL, from the exons ATGAATAGGAGCCCTAGCTGGTCTGATCAGCTTCATGCAGTTCTCACTTCAACTGATGAAAATATGGCCCGGATTAAG AGTTTGTATCCTCTTCGAGTTTCCTCCACAG GGGACCTGGCTGACACCTGGATTTCCCCTCATCACTTGCCTCCTCAGCCAGAGGCTCAAGCTCCTCAGCCTTGGGCTCTAAAGACTCCCATTCGTGGAGAGAGACTAAGCTGCACCGAATCTCACAGCTCATCatctctctgggatgaagtcactAAACTCCGATCCCAGCTTCAGTCTCAGGCTCAG GTGACTGAGGCTCTAAGGCATGCTGTGCAGAATTTGTTGAAGGATCGGGAGCAGCAGATGAACAAGATCAGTGCTCTAGAAG CATCACTGAAATTGCTTCAGGAGGGCCCAAAAGGGAGAGCCCTTCTGGAGCAACGCGTGGAAGGGCTGAGAAAGGAACTACAGGGCCTTCGGAACCAGGTTCAAGAGCTAGTCCAAATCCAAATGAAAACGAGACCGGAAAAGTTCAGTAGTGCCAGAGGCTTCCACAAAGAGCTGCAGAGTGA GCACCAGCTTTTGTGGGAAGAGTCAGAGATTCTTCGGGAGGAACTGAAGTTGCTTCGAGACCAGCTGA GCCAGCATCAGGAGTTATTGCTGAAACAGATGGCTGATGGGCGCCAGGTTCAGGCCCGCAGCTGGAAG TCCTTGGAACACCTGCAGAGTGACCCGAAGAGCAAGGTTCAGACTTTGGAGGTTACCAGGACAGAGGCCCTTGATGCCCAGAAGGAGGAGCCCTACCTCCTCAG GACCTCTGTTCATGCCCGGCAATCTAAGCTGCCTCTGGCCACCATCTTCGCCATGTCTCTTTCTTCATCTAGCTCTGAAGTCAGTCTTCCAGACTGTGACCGTAGCTGGGAACTTTTAAGGAAACTAGATAGGG AACTTGAGAACACCCTTTCTAGCCTGGAACCCAGCAGCTCTCAGTCCCATGCCCACAGCCCTGAGCGAGAGGATCTGTTCCTTCAGGGCCCCAAGGTCTTGCGGAATGACCTGTAA
- the Ccdc163 gene encoding transmembrane protein CCDC163 isoform X1 produces the protein MNRSPSWSDQLHAVLTSTDENMARIKQSLYPLRVSSTGDLADTWISPHHLPPQPEAQAPQPWALKTPIRGERLSCTESHSSSSLWDEVTKLRSQLQSQAQVTEALRHAVQNLLKDREQQMNKISALEASLKLLQEGPKGRALLEQRVEGLRKELQGLRNQVQELVQIQMKTRPEKFSSARGFHKELQSEHQLLWEESEILREELKLLRDQLSQHQELLLKQMADGRQVQARSWKSLEHLQSDPKSKVQTLEVTRTEALDAQKEEPYLLRTSVHARQSKLPLATIFAMSLSSSSSEVSLPDCDRSWELLRKLDRELENTLSSLEPSSSQSHAHSPEREDLFLQGPKVLRNDL, from the exons ATGAATAGGAGCCCTAGCTGGTCTGATCAGCTTCATGCAGTTCTCACTTCAACTGATGAAAATATGGCCCGGATTAAG CAGAGTTTGTATCCTCTTCGAGTTTCCTCCACAG GGGACCTGGCTGACACCTGGATTTCCCCTCATCACTTGCCTCCTCAGCCAGAGGCTCAAGCTCCTCAGCCTTGGGCTCTAAAGACTCCCATTCGTGGAGAGAGACTAAGCTGCACCGAATCTCACAGCTCATCatctctctgggatgaagtcactAAACTCCGATCCCAGCTTCAGTCTCAGGCTCAG GTGACTGAGGCTCTAAGGCATGCTGTGCAGAATTTGTTGAAGGATCGGGAGCAGCAGATGAACAAGATCAGTGCTCTAGAAG CATCACTGAAATTGCTTCAGGAGGGCCCAAAAGGGAGAGCCCTTCTGGAGCAACGCGTGGAAGGGCTGAGAAAGGAACTACAGGGCCTTCGGAACCAGGTTCAAGAGCTAGTCCAAATCCAAATGAAAACGAGACCGGAAAAGTTCAGTAGTGCCAGAGGCTTCCACAAAGAGCTGCAGAGTGA GCACCAGCTTTTGTGGGAAGAGTCAGAGATTCTTCGGGAGGAACTGAAGTTGCTTCGAGACCAGCTGA GCCAGCATCAGGAGTTATTGCTGAAACAGATGGCTGATGGGCGCCAGGTTCAGGCCCGCAGCTGGAAG TCCTTGGAACACCTGCAGAGTGACCCGAAGAGCAAGGTTCAGACTTTGGAGGTTACCAGGACAGAGGCCCTTGATGCCCAGAAGGAGGAGCCCTACCTCCTCAG GACCTCTGTTCATGCCCGGCAATCTAAGCTGCCTCTGGCCACCATCTTCGCCATGTCTCTTTCTTCATCTAGCTCTGAAGTCAGTCTTCCAGACTGTGACCGTAGCTGGGAACTTTTAAGGAAACTAGATAGGG AACTTGAGAACACCCTTTCTAGCCTGGAACCCAGCAGCTCTCAGTCCCATGCCCACAGCCCTGAGCGAGAGGATCTGTTCCTTCAGGGCCCCAAGGTCTTGCGGAATGACCTGTAA
- the Ccdc163 gene encoding transmembrane protein CCDC163 isoform X5, with the protein MNRSPSWSDQLHAVLTSTDENMARIKQSLYPLRVSSTGDLADTWISPHHLPPQPEAQAPQPWALKTPIRGERLSCTESHSSSSLWDEVTKLRSQLQSQAQVTEALRHAVQNLLKDREQQMNKISALEASLKLLQEGPKGRALLEQRVEGLRKELQGLRNQVQELVQIQMKTRPEKFSSARGFHKELQSEHQLLWEESEILREELKLLRDQLSQHQELLLKQMADGRQVQARSWKSLEHLQSDPKSKVQTLEVTRTEALDAQKEEPYLLRT; encoded by the exons ATGAATAGGAGCCCTAGCTGGTCTGATCAGCTTCATGCAGTTCTCACTTCAACTGATGAAAATATGGCCCGGATTAAG CAGAGTTTGTATCCTCTTCGAGTTTCCTCCACAG GGGACCTGGCTGACACCTGGATTTCCCCTCATCACTTGCCTCCTCAGCCAGAGGCTCAAGCTCCTCAGCCTTGGGCTCTAAAGACTCCCATTCGTGGAGAGAGACTAAGCTGCACCGAATCTCACAGCTCATCatctctctgggatgaagtcactAAACTCCGATCCCAGCTTCAGTCTCAGGCTCAG GTGACTGAGGCTCTAAGGCATGCTGTGCAGAATTTGTTGAAGGATCGGGAGCAGCAGATGAACAAGATCAGTGCTCTAGAAG CATCACTGAAATTGCTTCAGGAGGGCCCAAAAGGGAGAGCCCTTCTGGAGCAACGCGTGGAAGGGCTGAGAAAGGAACTACAGGGCCTTCGGAACCAGGTTCAAGAGCTAGTCCAAATCCAAATGAAAACGAGACCGGAAAAGTTCAGTAGTGCCAGAGGCTTCCACAAAGAGCTGCAGAGTGA GCACCAGCTTTTGTGGGAAGAGTCAGAGATTCTTCGGGAGGAACTGAAGTTGCTTCGAGACCAGCTGA GCCAGCATCAGGAGTTATTGCTGAAACAGATGGCTGATGGGCGCCAGGTTCAGGCCCGCAGCTGGAAG TCCTTGGAACACCTGCAGAGTGACCCGAAGAGCAAGGTTCAGACTTTGGAGGTTACCAGGACAGAGGCCCTTGATGCCCAGAAGGAGGAGCCCTACCTCCTCAG AACTTGA
- the Ccdc163 gene encoding transmembrane protein CCDC163 isoform X4, producing MNRSPSWSDQLHAVLTSTDENMARIKQSLYPLRVSSTGDLADTWISPHHLPPQPEAQAPQPWALKTPIRGERLSCTESHSSSSLWDEVTKLRSQLQSQAQVTEALRHAVQNLLKDREQQMNKISALEASLKLLQEGPKGRALLEQRVEGLRKELQGLRNQVQELVQIQMKTRPEKFSSARGFHKELQSEHQLLWEESEILREELKLLRDQLSQHQELLLKQMADGRQVQARSWKNLRTPFLAWNPAALSPMPTALSERICSFRAPRSCGMTCKDL from the exons ATGAATAGGAGCCCTAGCTGGTCTGATCAGCTTCATGCAGTTCTCACTTCAACTGATGAAAATATGGCCCGGATTAAG CAGAGTTTGTATCCTCTTCGAGTTTCCTCCACAG GGGACCTGGCTGACACCTGGATTTCCCCTCATCACTTGCCTCCTCAGCCAGAGGCTCAAGCTCCTCAGCCTTGGGCTCTAAAGACTCCCATTCGTGGAGAGAGACTAAGCTGCACCGAATCTCACAGCTCATCatctctctgggatgaagtcactAAACTCCGATCCCAGCTTCAGTCTCAGGCTCAG GTGACTGAGGCTCTAAGGCATGCTGTGCAGAATTTGTTGAAGGATCGGGAGCAGCAGATGAACAAGATCAGTGCTCTAGAAG CATCACTGAAATTGCTTCAGGAGGGCCCAAAAGGGAGAGCCCTTCTGGAGCAACGCGTGGAAGGGCTGAGAAAGGAACTACAGGGCCTTCGGAACCAGGTTCAAGAGCTAGTCCAAATCCAAATGAAAACGAGACCGGAAAAGTTCAGTAGTGCCAGAGGCTTCCACAAAGAGCTGCAGAGTGA GCACCAGCTTTTGTGGGAAGAGTCAGAGATTCTTCGGGAGGAACTGAAGTTGCTTCGAGACCAGCTGA GCCAGCATCAGGAGTTATTGCTGAAACAGATGGCTGATGGGCGCCAGGTTCAGGCCCGCAGCTGGAAG AACTTGAGAACACCCTTTCTAGCCTGGAACCCAGCAGCTCTCAGTCCCATGCCCACAGCCCTGAGCGAGAGGATCTGTTCCTTCAGGGCCCCAAGGTCTTGCGGAATGACCTGTAAGGACTTGTAA